In Leishmania donovani BPK282A1 complete genome, chromosome 8, the sequence AAGAGCGACCGAAAGCACCCCTTGCGCAACTGCCTCCGGGTTGTAGCCGCCCTCCAGAACAACGACCAGCCCCGCTGTCCGTCCGTCATGCAGGCACCACCACTTCAGCCGCGACAGGACCGAGGCAAATCCACCCTCGACGGCCATCTTTCCCAATGGATCGCCATAGGCAGCATCGAACCCCAATGACACCATGACCAGGTCGGGCCCAAACTCAGCCAGCCGGGGCAAGAAAATTTCCTCCAAAACAGAGTTCATTAGGTGGTCGGAGATGACCTGCTCACATCGTGCCGGCTGTTGCCCGTTGGTGTGCACGGCCACATTACAGATGCTGCCTTTGGAGGCGGCGTGTCGGCTCCCTCCCACGTAAGCCGtgtcgccgcggccgtcAAATGGATAGAACTGCCTTTTATCGTAGCGGTGGAGCGAAAGATACAGTAGCGAGGCGGGGTCGCAGGCACCCTCAACAAAAGAAGCGGTTCCCTCGCCGAAGTGGACGTCCAGATCGAGAATTGCGATGCGCGGAGGGCCAGAGGGCAACGCTGATGCGTGCCGAATGCGCAGTTGCTGAACTGCGATGGCGACATTGTTGACCAGGCAAAATCCGCTCGGCTGTGAAGCCGTGCAATGATGCCCCGGCGGCCGCACAAGACAAAATGACACGAGGGGGTGCACACGCCCCgcagcgctggaggcggtgtcgGAGCGGGAAGCCGCCACACCGCGAAGCGCGGCGACGCTAGCGTCGATCACGGCGCCTGCCGAGAGTCGGACAGCTACGCTGCTTGTCTCGTCGTTGCAGTAAACGTCGCTTTTCAAGTTCACCAGAGCCGCCCCACTCTTCAAAAAATGTTCGTAGACTTGCGGATCTTGGAAGGAGCAAACCTCGTCATAAGTGGCGAGCCGTGCAGGTATCCATTGCGAGCGGTTGGCTGCGCTGATCGGTGGCACCGCTCGGCCCAAGTCCGAGCCTGAGCTGCTATCCCTGTGCATCGTAAAGGGAGCCAGCAGCTCGACAGGCAGAACGTCGAGCGCGCGCTCGCAGCCCTGAAGTGTCTCGATTGCGCGTTGCAGACGGTGTGGTGTCTCGGGGGAGCGGTTCATGTCAGAGCGATGTAGCAGCATGCGCGCGTCGAAACACCACCCCACGGTGATGTCGGGAGGCTGAGGTGCCGCCCCACATGCCGTGCTGCTCACAAGAGCCGCTGTGGGGCTTTGTGATGATGTATCGCTGCCCTCTGCATCGATACAAACGCCCCCTGTGATATAGTACACTCCTTTGTCCACTAGCTTTCCCATGAGCACAAGCTCTTGATCGTCGACAAGACACAAGTCGGCGGACGGTGCGCTCGTGGAACATCGTGCTCGCAAGCCCACTCGACCAGCTACAGCTTCCA encodes:
- a CDS encoding histone deacetylase, putative, whose amino-acid sequence is MPPPRFARPELNGIITVRRFQRPQLETEAPIRKGDLKEPLEAVAGRVGLRARCSTSAPSADLCLVDDQELVLMGKLVDKGVYYITGGVCIDAEGSDTSSQSPTAALVSSTACGAAPQPPDITVGWCFDARMLLHRSDMNRSPETPHRLQRAIETLQGCERALDVLPVELLAPFTMHRDSSSGSDLGRAVPPISAANRSQWIPARLATYDEVCSFQDPQVYEHFLKSGAALVNLKSDVYCNDETSSVAVRLSAGAVIDASVAALRGVAASRSDTASSAAGRVHPLVSFCLVRPPGHHCTASQPSGFCLVNNVAIAVQQLRIRHASALPSGPPRIAILDLDVHFGEGTASFVEGACDPASLLYLSLHRYDKRQFYPFDGRGDTAYVGGSRHAASKGSICNVAVHTNGQQPARCEQVISDHLMNSVLEEIFLPRLAEFGPDLVMVSLGFDAAYGDPLGKMAVEGGFASVLSRLKWWCLHDGRTAGLVVVLEGGYNPEAVAQGVLSVALALSLPRTDPLLQRFLEEKSPKVWSDLRQRQERRHREWQQLREERAEEDVGAAPSGRGSELKPAASDEPEQVQEDALLLDRHKRWCAALVAKVQQIHREAMTREH